Proteins from one Salvelinus sp. IW2-2015 linkage group LG9, ASM291031v2, whole genome shotgun sequence genomic window:
- the LOC139028274 gene encoding formin-1-like, giving the protein MAPIMEGRHIVLCLYEPIRELCSISLYQPKGRAPGFMYKSHAPRWAQSCNDQDQGEVDPTAAKRRSQSSESAGELLNCCQATKEAVAELCWLAAEHHQLLADLLSLCGDCADRVRMGIQDGKLQDHREGRGSFSGQVLSSNAQHALSMSLGHNRASSLGRKLKKLGGKKLNSAEQFLHSKMKKKVGIGSTAVESLSFQSSAQTRDQSNLIPVAEEKMIPGTPAFLQSSDTPMSGSYVSVASKPILGMEEHFHIAREGWDFMEEDSRASEPDLDFCNNMSEYDSELCLGYKASSCSLLEDVQDHVQREHMMSGNNIRPMRSEDKSAHQLYDEVNRRDTGVRMVAKGQEMEGTVQHVSHISPDWSKEFYPEAESDVPQPGTSSCQQGYGEWRSLNRNIKDTGGTKPSEGLQLHLSLPVEAASVKFHRKSPSSPSLCGVFNTSYPATNSLQSMSPVLSPLSHKLPSPKLNHRILLLSDVGVGQGTDSDSPMTGYEEEPKVTTEVIDKNGNKRTITRLDLNLSRLPGTSKWNFNGLSTATEEADIWMLDGDDTISQTQDSLNRVSRPNHLDFLRITPPEDDIIGDTPYYPQLECTMNSGAHSE; this is encoded by the exons ATGGCGCCCATAATGGAGGGCAGGCATATAGTCCTGTGTCTCTACGAGCCCATCCGGGAACTGTGCAGTATCAGTCTTTATCAACCCAAGGGGAGGGCCCCAGGGTTTATGTACAAGAGCCACGCCCCTCGGTGGGCCCAGTCCTGTAATGACCAAGACCAGGGAGAGGTGGATCCCACGGCAGCCAAACGAAGAAGCCAGTCTTCTGAGTCCGCAGGCGAACTCCTCAACTGCTGCCAGGCAACAAAGGAGGCTGTTGCTGAGCTTTGCTGGCTAGCCGCGGAGCACCACCAGTTGCTGGCTGATCTCCTATCTCTGTGTGGAGACTGCGCTGACAGAGTCAGGATGGGTATTCAGGATGGGAAGCTCCAGGATCACAGGGAGGGTCGTGGGAGCTTCTCAGGACAGGTCCTCAGCAGCAATGCTCAACATGCTCTCTCTATGTCCCTGGGGCACAATAGAGCCTCCTCACTGGGCAGGAAGCTGAAGAAGCTGGGGGGAAAGAAGTTAAACAGTGCAGAGCAGTTCCTGCACAGCAAGATGAAGAAGAAAGTAGGGATAGGGAGCACTGCAGTAGAGTCTTTATCTTTTCAGTCCTCGGCTCAGACCCGGGATCAATCCAACCTCATCCCAGTGGCGGAGGAGAAAATGATTCCTGGGACCCCAGCCTTTCTCCAATCTTCGGACACTCCAATGTCAGGCTCCTATGTCAGTGTGGCCAGCAAACCCATCCTCGGTATGGAGGAGCACTTCCATATCGCTAGGGAGGGCTGGGACTTCATGGAGGAAGACTCTCGTGCCTCTGAGCCAGACCTGGACTTCTGCAACAACATGTCTGAGTACGACAGTGAACTCTGCTTGGGCTACAAAGCTTCGTCCTGTAGTTTATTGGAAGACGTGCAGGATCATGTTCAACGAGAGCATATGATGAGTGGGAACAACATTCGTCCCATGAGGTCTGAGGACAAGTCAGCCCACCAGCTGTATGATGAGGTCAACAGGAGGGACACGGGGGTTAGGATGGTTGCCAAGGGGCAGGAGATGGAGGGCACAGTGCAACATGTTAGCCATATTAGCCCAGACTGGTCCAAAGAGTTCTATCCAGAGGCTGAATCAGATGTACCTCAGCCGGGGACGAGCAGCTGTCAGCAGGGGTATGGGGAGTGGAGGAGTCTAAACAGGAACATTAAAGATACGGGAGGGACCAAACCTTCAGAGGGACTGCAGCTGCATCTCTCACTCCCTGTTGAGGCCGCCTCTGTCAAATTCCACAGGAAAAGCCCCTCTTCACCCTCTCTGTGTGGGGTGTTCAACACCTCCTACCCTGCCACCAACAGTCTGCAGAGCATGTCCCCAGTGCTGTCCCCCCTATCGCACAAGCTCCCCAGCCCCAAGCTCAACCATCGCATCCTGCTCCTCTCTGACGTTGGCGTTGGCCAGGGGACGGACAGTGACAGCCCCATGACTGGATACGAAGAGGAGCCCAAAGTCACCACAGAGGTCATAGATAAGAATGGCAACAAGCGGACCATCACACGGCTGGACCTGAACCTCAGCAGACTACCAGGGACTTCCAAATGGAATTTCAATGGCCTATCTACGGCAACAG aggaggcCGATATCTGGATGCTGGACGGTGATGATACCATCTCCCAGACCCAGGACTCCCTGAACCGTGTCTCCCGTCCCAATCACCTGGACTTCCTCAGGATCACGCCCCCAGAGGATGACATCATCGGAGATACCCCCTACTACCCTCAACTGGAGTGCACG